In Papaver somniferum cultivar HN1 chromosome 1, ASM357369v1, whole genome shotgun sequence, a genomic segment contains:
- the LOC113352645 gene encoding uncharacterized protein LOC113352645, producing the protein MINSNEEWALFLSAKFKTKNGQWITKWKQSSIWKGLKWAWNYLKEDIRLSIGDGTKISVWFDTWIGEVPLIEQIGYSEYVKNNIGMKVANLRKDNSWTFEKVRDKEPTLVSPTYIWKPFLHPNIASNIWKLHQGVYMDDDEMKKIGYDMVSRCCICQEKQDNMDHTLWHCRFSLEIWSWLCSIFGFRKPISFEDICSAAKRKSPIVREIWLTTACATMRELWFQRNKILFEEMKPHNNSFKCRIYKLIQEGIHRMKEASSSTASKKINWTAPVDGVTLFFCAGKSFGEPGNAGLGVIARDCNSKVIGTLTGGIGVASSSIAGEYAIICALEWVVFLKCTNIIIQSYSITEIECFKSTEIPWYIWARWKKASMKLAEVTFSQCPKEINFTANNLAQRGAVLKAGERIIHSGRPHFLKRIELQGVAYLSLC; encoded by the exons ATGATTAATTCAAATGAGGAATGGGCTCTCTTTCTATCTGCAAAATTCAAGACCAAGAATGGACAGTGGATCACAAAATGGAAACAATCATCCATATGGAAGGGCTTAAAGTGGGCATGGAATTATCTAAAAGAAGATATAAGGTTGAGTATTGGGGATGGAACCAAAATATCTGTTTGGTTTGATACTTGGATTGGAGAAGTACCACTTATAGAACAAATTGGTTATTCTGAATATGTCAAAAACAATATTGGAATGAAGGTTGCAAATCTACGTAAGGATAATTCTTGGA CATTTGAAAAGGTGAGGGACAAAGAACCAACTCTTGTATCACCAACTTACATTTGGAAGCCATTTCTGCATCCCAACATTGCTAGTAACATCTGGAAGCTACACCAGGGTGTGTATATGGATGATGATGAAATGAAAAAGATTGGATATGATATGGTTTCTAGATGCTGCATTTGTCAAGAAAAGCAGGACAACATGGACCATACATTATGGCATTGCAGGTTTAGTTTGGAAATATGGTCTTGGCTGTGTTCAATTTTTGGGTTCAGAAAACCAATTTCTTTTGAAGATATTTGTTCAGCTGCAAAAAGAAAAAGTCCCATTGTAAGAGAAATATGGTTAACAACTGCATGTGCAACCATGAGGGAGCTTTGGTTTCAAAGAAATAAAATCTTATTTGAAGAAATGAAGCCTCACAACAACAGTTTTAAATGCAGAATTTACAAACTCATACAGGAAGGGATCCATAGAATGAAAG AAGCATCAAGTTCAACTGCATCAAAGAAAATTAACTGGACTGCTCCCGTAGATGGtgttactctttttttttgtgcTGGTAAATCTTTTGGAGAACCAGGGAATGCAGGCTTGGGTGTGATTGCAAGGGATTGCAACAGTAAGGTAATTGGCACTCTTACAGGTGGAATTGGTGTTGCTTCATCTTCCATTGCAGGGGAATATGCAATAATCTGTGCACTTGAATGGGTTGTTTTTCTTAAATGCACTAATATAATTATTCAGTCATATTCAATTACTGAGATTGAATGCTTCAAAAGCACTGAAATACCTTGGTATATCTGGGCAAGATGGAAGAAAGCAAGCATGAAATTAGCAGAAGTTACATTTTCTCAATGCCCCAAAGAGATAAATTTCACAGCAAACAATTTGGCACAAAGAGGAGCAGTCTTAAAAGCTGGAGAGAGAATCATACATTCTGGGAGGCCACACTTCCTAAAGAGAATAGAATTGCAAGGAGTAGCTTATCTTAGCTTATGTTAA